Proteins from a single region of Belliella baltica DSM 15883:
- a CDS encoding M1 family metallopeptidase produces MKRILTLLVLGLMCSVSSFAQRSERNHAERFEQLGSMLRSPNVYRTASGAPGHMYWQQKADHEIEVELNDDNQSIKGWQKVTYFNNSPDQLTYLWIQLDQNERAADSNTPKMAQSSINSRVSMRQLEGIVWHDQDLGYKINSVKTMSGEDIPVTINNTMMRVDLPQPLKSGEKFEFTVDWAFNIHDRMSFIGGRPGYEFFEKDGNYLYTMAEWFPRMAVYSDFEGWQNKEFVGRGEFALTFGDYKVKITVPADHMVGSTGVLQNPEEVLSATELQRWEQAQKSYDKPVVIRTQAEAERLEKGKSKDKKTWIFHAENVRDFAWTSSRKFIWDAMAVKQGGKDVMAMSYYGKEGNPLWEQYSTRVVAHTLKSYSAKTFDYPYPVAISVEASNGMEYPMICFNYGRPDSDGTYTDAVKYGMISVIIHEVGHNYFPMIVNSDERQWTWMDEGLNTFMQFMAEQEWDRDYPSRRGPAHKIVSYMRSSQNLLEPIMTNSENIIQFGPNAYAKPATALNILRETVMGRELFDYAFKEYSQRWMFKHPTPEDLFRTLEDASGVDLDWFWKGWFFDTEPVDISLEAVNWYKLDNRTPAEKKADAKKAFDREESYVSKTYNAKDIEETVLEADPATRDFYNSYNPFSVTPEDEKAYRDFMARLSQEEKDLLNSGLNFYEMKFKNVGGLVMPLIIQFNYVDGTSEVERIPAQIWRLNETEVSKVFAKKKEVKNIVLDPFRETADIDESNNYWPRTFTPSRFELFKSAGGARGVSSGDNPMKRAQRK; encoded by the coding sequence ATGAAAAGAATACTTACTCTCCTCGTTTTAGGTTTGATGTGTTCCGTTTCTTCATTTGCTCAAAGAAGCGAAAGAAATCATGCGGAAAGATTCGAACAATTAGGATCGATGCTTCGCTCTCCAAATGTATACAGAACCGCATCAGGAGCTCCAGGCCACATGTATTGGCAGCAAAAAGCAGATCATGAAATCGAAGTAGAATTGAATGATGACAATCAGTCCATCAAAGGTTGGCAGAAAGTCACCTATTTCAACAACTCTCCGGATCAATTGACTTATTTATGGATTCAGCTTGATCAAAACGAAAGAGCTGCTGATTCCAATACCCCAAAAATGGCTCAAAGCAGCATCAATTCAAGAGTGTCGATGAGACAACTTGAAGGGATTGTGTGGCATGATCAGGACTTGGGATACAAAATCAATTCTGTAAAAACCATGTCAGGTGAGGATATTCCTGTAACGATCAACAATACGATGATGCGCGTTGACCTTCCTCAGCCATTGAAGTCAGGCGAAAAGTTTGAATTCACAGTTGATTGGGCATTCAATATTCATGATAGAATGAGTTTTATCGGTGGACGTCCAGGATATGAGTTTTTCGAGAAAGATGGAAATTACCTTTATACGATGGCTGAATGGTTTCCGAGAATGGCCGTTTATTCAGATTTTGAAGGGTGGCAAAATAAAGAATTCGTAGGCAGAGGTGAGTTTGCTTTGACTTTTGGTGATTATAAAGTAAAAATAACTGTCCCTGCTGATCATATGGTTGGCTCTACAGGAGTGTTACAAAATCCTGAGGAAGTGCTTTCAGCTACTGAATTACAACGTTGGGAGCAAGCCCAAAAGTCATATGATAAGCCTGTAGTGATCAGAACACAAGCTGAGGCTGAGAGATTGGAAAAAGGAAAATCAAAGGACAAGAAAACATGGATTTTCCATGCTGAAAATGTAAGAGATTTTGCTTGGACTTCTTCTAGAAAGTTCATCTGGGACGCAATGGCTGTGAAGCAAGGCGGCAAAGATGTAATGGCGATGTCTTATTATGGAAAAGAGGGGAACCCACTTTGGGAGCAATATTCTACGCGAGTAGTTGCCCACACACTTAAATCATATTCTGCTAAAACATTTGACTATCCTTATCCTGTTGCGATTTCTGTAGAAGCGAGCAATGGAATGGAATACCCTATGATTTGTTTCAACTATGGTCGTCCTGATTCTGATGGAACTTATACAGATGCAGTGAAATACGGGATGATTTCAGTGATAATTCACGAAGTAGGTCATAATTATTTCCCAATGATCGTCAATTCTGACGAGAGACAATGGACTTGGATGGATGAAGGCTTAAATACCTTTATGCAATTTATGGCAGAGCAAGAGTGGGATAGAGATTATCCTTCCCGTAGAGGTCCAGCCCATAAGATTGTTTCTTACATGAGAAGTAGTCAGAATCTTCTTGAGCCAATTATGACTAACTCAGAGAATATCATTCAATTTGGCCCAAATGCTTATGCAAAACCTGCTACAGCACTTAATATATTAAGAGAAACTGTGATGGGAAGAGAGCTGTTTGATTATGCTTTCAAAGAGTATTCGCAAAGATGGATGTTTAAGCATCCTACTCCAGAAGATTTATTTAGAACTTTAGAAGATGCTTCTGGTGTTGATTTGGATTGGTTTTGGAAAGGTTGGTTTTTTGATACTGAGCCAGTTGACATTTCTTTAGAAGCGGTAAATTGGTACAAGCTTGATAATAGAACTCCAGCGGAGAAAAAAGCGGATGCAAAGAAAGCGTTTGATAGAGAAGAGAGTTATGTTTCTAAAACTTACAATGCCAAGGATATTGAAGAAACAGTCTTGGAAGCAGATCCTGCAACACGAGATTTCTATAATAGCTATAACCCATTCTCAGTCACTCCAGAAGATGAAAAGGCTTACAGAGACTTTATGGCTAGACTTAGCCAAGAAGAAAAAGACCTACTAAATAGTGGGTTGAACTTCTATGAAATGAAGTTTAAAAATGTTGGTGGCTTGGTGATGCCTTTGATTATTCAGTTTAATTATGTGGATGGAACATCCGAAGTTGAAAGAATTCCTGCACAGATTTGGAGATTGAATGAAACAGAAGTTTCAAAGGTCTTTGCGAAGAAAAAAGAAGTGAAAAATATAGTGCTTGATCCATTCAGAGAGACAGCAGATATTGATGAATCTAATAACTATTGGCCTAGAACTTTCACACCTAGTAGGTTTGAGTTATTCAAAAGCGCAGGTGGTGCAAGAGGGGTTTCTTCAGGAGATAATCCAATGAAAAGAGCCCAAAGAAAATAA